The following coding sequences lie in one Silene latifolia isolate original U9 population chromosome 5, ASM4854445v1, whole genome shotgun sequence genomic window:
- the LOC141655071 gene encoding uncharacterized protein LOC141655071, with translation MTKDGAIPESSGNGKPVLHPVYSVTNILLKVRMLDSVKITYSSWVKLFSLHAKGYKVSHHIDGTRPPAKTDPTYAEWCEIDAHVLQWIYGSISEDLLIRIFETESTAHEAWLRLKNHFQNNKGARAAALEHEFTNMSLVKCSSLDEYCQKLKDIGSQLTDVGSTVDDQRLVLQMVHGLPKEYDTVGAYINQTLPTFENARGMLQLEEHMQQRPDSAPATALVAPAAPPPTQSNWGDGSASGSINSSYRNNNTGQKKSNYKGKGKGGGWNNNQRGGGNSGGGRGAPQQTWVAAGPPQMWPMQWSIPPCPYPTQQGWLNPWQPTLRGMQQQQQVRFQTFQLPGQPYIASDALEPTQMGQAFQAMTLYQPEDNSFYMDTGASSHLTSDSGMLSPPFHKSSIKSIYVGNGKSIPVHGSGNATITTPTREFAFKNLLYTP, from the coding sequence ATGACGAAGGATGGTGCAATCCCAGAATCATCGGGGAACGGTAAGCCCGTTCTTCATCCTGTGTACTCCGTCACGAATATCTTGCTCAAGGTGCGTATGCTCGACAGTGTCAAAATCACCTACTCATCGTGGGTGAAGCTTTTCTCCCTTCACGCAAAGGGTTATAAGGTGTCTCATCACATCGATGGCACCCGTCCTCCTGCCAAGACCGACCCCACCTATGCTGAATGGTGCGAAATTGACGCACATGTCCTCCAATGGATCTACGGCTCCATCTCCGAGGACCTCCTTATTCGAATTTTTGAAACGGAGTCCACTGCCCATGAGGCTTGGCTTCGTCTcaaaaatcattttcaaaacaataAAGGGGCTCGGGCAGCGGCGTTGGAGCACGAATTCACTAATATGTCGCTTGTGAAGTGCTCTTCGCTCGATGAGTATTGTCAAAAATTGAAAGACATTGGCTCCCAACTCACTGATGTAGGGAGCACCGTCGACGATCAGCGATTGGTCTTACAAATGGTTCACGGACTTCCGAAAGAGTATGATACAGTTGGTGCCTACATTAATCAAACCCTACCCACTTTTGAAAATGCCCGCGGTATGCTCCAATTAGAAGAACACATGCAGCAGCGACCGGACTCTGCTCCGGCCACCGCACTTGTAGCACCGGCGGCCCCTCCCCCCACTCAATCAAATTGGGGCGATGGGTCTGCCTCGGGATCCATTAATTCTTCATATCGAAACAACAATACCGGGCAGAAGAAATCTAATTATAAAGGGAAAGGAAAGGGCGGCGGATGGAATAACAACCAGCGCGGTGGTGGTAACTCCGGCGGTGGTCGTGGTGCTCCTCAGCAAACCTGGGTCGCCGCTGGTCCACCTCAAATGTGGCCTATGCAGTGGTCCATTCCACCGTGTCCCTACCCTACACAGCAAGGGTGGCTTAATCCATGGCAACCGACACTGCGTGGTATGCAACAACAGCAGCAGGTTCGTTTTCAAACGTTCCAGCTACCGGGTCAGCCGTATATCGCTAGTGATGCTCTCGAACCAACTCAAATGGGCCAAGCTTTTCAAGCAATGACGTTGTATCAGCCCGAGGATAACAGCTTCTATATGGATACCGGGGCCTCATCTCATTTGACGTCCGATTCTGGTATGCTCTCTCCCCCTTTTCATAAGAGTAGTATTAAGTCTATTTATGTCGGTAACGGAAAGTCAATCCCGGTTCATGGATCGGGCAATGCAACCATTACCACTCCCACACGTGAATTTGCCTTTAAAAACCTCCTCTATACCCCATAG
- the LOC141655070 gene encoding uncharacterized protein LOC141655070 — protein MTKDGAIPESSGNGKPVLHPVYSVTNILLKVRMLDSVKITYSSWVKLFSLHAKGYKVSHHIDGTRPPAKTDPTYAEWCEIDAHVLQWIYGSISEDLLIRIFETESTAHEAWLRLKNHFQNNKGARAAALEHEFTNMSLVKCSSLDEYCQKLKDIGSQLTDVGSTVDDQRLVLQMVRGLPKEYDTVGAYINQTLTTFENARGMLQLEEHMQQRPDSAPATALVAPAAPPPTQSNWGDGSASGSINSSYRNNNTGQKKSNYKGKGKGGGWNNNQRGGGNSGGGRGAPQQTWVAASPPQMWPMQWSIPPCPYPTQQGWLNPWQPTLRGMQQQQQVRFQTFQPPGQAYIASDALKPTQMGQTFQAMTLYQPEDNSFYMDTGASSHLTSESGMLSPPFHKSSIKSIYVGNGKSIPVHGSGNATITTPTREFALKNVLYTPQIIKNLISVRQFTKDNNVTVEFDQNGFSVNDIRTGTILMRSNSTGTLYPVSASHQMSRPKPI, from the coding sequence ATGACGAAGGATGGTGCAATCCCAGAATCATCGGGGAATGGTAAGCCCGTTCTTCATCCTGTGTACTCCGTCACGAATATCTTGCTCAAGGTGCGTATGCTCGACAGTGTCAAAATCACCTACTCATCGTGGGTGAAGCTTTTCTCCCTTCACGCAAAAGGTTATAAGGTGTCTCATCACATCGATGGCACCCGTCCTCCTGCCAAGACCGACCCCACCTATGCTGAATGGTGCGAAATTGACGCACATGTCCTCCAATGGATCTACGGCTCCATCTCCGAGGACCTCCTTATTCGAATTTTTGAAACGGAGTCCACTGCCCATGAGGCTTGGCTTCGTCTcaaaaatcattttcaaaacaataAAGGGGCTCGAGCAGCGGCGTTGGAGCACGAATTCACTAATATGTCGCTTGTGAAGTGCTCTTCGCTCGATGAATATTGTCAGAAATTGAAAGACATTGGCTCTCAACTCACTGATGTAGGGAGCACCGTCGACGATCAGCGATTGGTCTTACAAATGGTTCGCGGACTTCCGAAAGAGTATGATACAGTTGGTGCCTacattaatcaaaccctaaccacTTTTGAAAATGCCCGCGGTATGCTCCAATTAGAAGAACACATGCAGCAGCGACCGGACTCTGCTCCGGCCACCGCACTTGTAGCACCGGCGGCCCCTCCCCCCACTCAATCAAATTGGGGCGATGGGTCTGCCTCGGGATCCATTAATTCTTCATATCGAAACAACAATACCGGGCAGAAGAAATCTAATTATAAAGGGAAAGGAAAGGGCGGCGGATGGAATAACAACCAGCGCGGTGGTGGTAACTCCGGCGGTGGTCGTGGTGCTCCTCAGCAAACCTGGGTCGccgctagtccacctcaaatgtGGCCTATGCAGTGGTCCATTCCACCGTGTCCCTACCCTACACAGCAAGGGTGGCTTAATCCATGGCAACCGACACTGCGTGGTATGCAACAGCAGCAGCAGGTTCGTTTTCAAACGTTCCAGCCACCGGGTCAGGCGTATATCGCTAGTGATgctctcaaaccaactcaaatgGGCCAAACTTTTCAAGCAATGACGTTGTATCAGCCCGAGGATAACAGCTTCTATATGGATACCGGGGCCTCATCTCATTTGACGTCCGAGTCTGGTATGCTCTCTCCCCCTTTTCATAAGAGTAGTATTAAGTCTATTTATGTCGGTAACGGAAAGTCAATCCCGGTTCATGGATCGGGCAATGCAACCATTACCACTCCCACACGAGAATTTGCCCTTAAAAACGTCCTCTATACCCCACAGATAATTAAAAATTTGATTTCTGTCCGTCAATTCACCAAAGATAATAATGTAACTGTTGAATTTGACCAAAATGGCTTTTCTGTGAACGATATACGGACTGGGACAATTCTAATGAGGAGCAATAGCACCGGTACTCTCTATCCCGTGTCAGCTAGTCATCAAATGAGCCGCCCCAAGCCCATTTAG